A window of the Cellvibrio sp. pealriver genome harbors these coding sequences:
- a CDS encoding flavodoxin, with translation MAQIGLFFGSDEGNTERVAYRIQNRFGVDVVDVRDISDATQLDFANYDKIILGIPTWDFGQIQSDWEEFWDDIAAVDFSGKQVALFGLGDQFGYGDYFLDAMGMLHDVIIQSGPEIVGHWPTDGYEFEASKAEIPGAGHFVGLALDEDQQENLTADRLNRWCTQVHVEFGLDSPLNLLDDN, from the coding sequence GTGGCACAGATAGGTCTGTTTTTTGGTAGTGACGAAGGTAATACCGAGCGCGTTGCTTATCGTATCCAAAATCGTTTTGGTGTTGATGTTGTTGACGTTCGCGATATCAGTGATGCCACACAATTGGATTTTGCCAATTACGACAAAATTATTTTGGGAATTCCCACATGGGATTTTGGCCAGATTCAATCGGATTGGGAAGAATTTTGGGATGATATTGCTGCGGTAGATTTTTCGGGTAAACAAGTTGCGTTATTTGGCTTGGGCGACCAATTTGGATACGGTGATTATTTCCTTGATGCGATGGGAATGCTGCATGATGTGATTATCCAGTCCGGCCCTGAAATAGTGGGGCATTGGCCAACGGATGGTTACGAGTTTGAAGCATCAAAAGCAGAAATTCCCGGTGCAGGCCATTTTGTTGGTTTGGCATTGGATGAAGATCAGCAAGAAAATTTGACGGCGGATCGTTTGAACCGTTGGTGCACCCAAGTTCATGTTGAATTCGGTTTGGATTCACCGCTAAATCTACTGGATGACAATTGA
- the cmoA gene encoding carboxy-S-adenosyl-L-methionine synthase CmoA, translated as MQKNNSDTIYANPLADVSRFAFDQRVVDVFPDMIKRSVPGYATIINMIGNLAERYVQANSQCYDLGCSLGAATLAMRHRIQAANCKIIGVDNSAAMIARCAQVIAADSGEIPVELMEAQIQDVNIHNASMAVLNFTLQFIAIEERLEMLRRICAGLNPGGVLIISEKVVFDDEPHQQLMTELHHNFKRANGYSDLEIAQKRAAIENYLVPETLDSHRQRLRLAGFHSVDVWFQCFNFASLIAIK; from the coding sequence ATGCAAAAAAACAATTCCGATACTATTTACGCCAATCCACTGGCAGACGTTAGCCGCTTTGCATTTGACCAACGCGTTGTCGATGTTTTCCCTGACATGATCAAACGTTCGGTTCCAGGTTACGCCACGATTATTAATATGATTGGCAACCTGGCAGAGCGTTACGTTCAGGCCAATAGTCAATGTTATGACTTGGGCTGCTCACTTGGTGCAGCCACTCTGGCAATGCGTCATCGTATTCAGGCCGCTAATTGCAAAATCATCGGGGTCGATAACTCAGCGGCAATGATTGCCCGCTGCGCACAAGTAATCGCAGCAGACAGCGGTGAAATTCCAGTGGAATTGATGGAAGCGCAAATTCAGGATGTGAATATCCATAATGCGTCTATGGCAGTGTTAAATTTCACTTTGCAGTTTATTGCAATCGAAGAACGGTTAGAAATGTTGCGCCGTATTTGCGCAGGGTTAAATCCTGGCGGAGTGTTAATCATCTCTGAAAAAGTCGTATTTGATGATGAGCCACATCAGCAACTAATGACTGAGTTACACCACAACTTTAAGCGCGCCAATGGCTACAGCGATTTGGAAATTGCGCAAAAGCGTGCAGCAATCGAAAATTATCTGGTTCCTGAAACACTCGACTCACATCGCCAACGATTGCGCCTTGCAGGATTCCACAGCGTCGATGTCTGGTTTCAATGTTTTAATTTTGCCTCTTTGATTGCCATCAAATAG
- the cmoB gene encoding tRNA 5-methoxyuridine(34)/uridine 5-oxyacetic acid(34) synthase CmoB: protein MHYDTLLLALKDSPLAAWADKLPEQIAAGLCEKRYGDLAGWKASLAKLPSVVASQIELSQRVQIGSRSDCDEATRDDIRTALQELIPWRKGPYFIHDIHIDTEWRSDWKWDRVLPHLAPLKDRLILDVGCGNGYHCWRMLGEGAKRVIGIDPSPRFIVQFHMVKHFAGANYPVDVLPLGIEDLPEKLQAFDTVFSMGVFYHRRSPMDHLLELKNTLRPGGQLVLETLVIEGELGDVLVPEGRYGMMNNVWFLPSCATMLSWLRKMGFSNPRVVDVCPTTTEEQRSTEWMRFHSLPEFLHPDNPALTAEGHPAPIRAVFVAEA, encoded by the coding sequence ATTCATTACGACACTTTATTACTCGCGTTAAAAGATTCTCCTCTTGCTGCATGGGCAGACAAACTTCCCGAACAAATCGCTGCTGGGTTGTGTGAAAAACGTTACGGCGATCTGGCTGGCTGGAAAGCCTCACTAGCAAAACTCCCTAGTGTCGTTGCCAGTCAGATTGAATTATCACAACGCGTACAAATTGGCTCTCGTAGCGATTGTGATGAAGCGACACGCGATGACATTCGTACAGCATTGCAGGAACTCATTCCGTGGCGCAAAGGCCCTTATTTCATCCATGACATCCACATCGATACCGAATGGCGCTCTGATTGGAAATGGGATCGGGTTCTTCCTCACCTCGCACCATTAAAAGATCGGCTAATTCTTGATGTAGGCTGTGGCAATGGTTATCACTGCTGGCGCATGTTAGGCGAAGGTGCAAAACGCGTAATTGGTATTGACCCGTCGCCACGCTTTATTGTGCAATTTCACATGGTAAAACATTTTGCCGGTGCTAATTATCCTGTAGATGTTTTGCCGCTTGGTATCGAAGATTTACCAGAAAAATTGCAAGCGTTTGATACGGTTTTTTCAATGGGCGTTTTTTATCATCGCCGCTCGCCAATGGATCATTTGCTGGAATTAAAAAATACCCTGCGCCCCGGCGGACAACTTGTACTAGAGACATTAGTTATTGAGGGCGAACTAGGGGATGTATTAGTACCCGAGGGGCGCTATGGCATGATGAATAATGTGTGGTTTTTACCAAGCTGCGCAACCATGCTGTCATGGCTGCGCAAGATGGGCTTTAGTAATCCACGCGTAGTCGATGTCTGTCCAACCACCACAGAAGAACAACGCTCCACAGAATGGATGCGTTTTCATTCTCTACCTGAATTTTTACACCCTGATAATCCTGCTTTGACGGCTGAAGGGCACCCTGCTCCCATTCGTGCCGTTTTCGTGGCAGAAGCTTGA
- a CDS encoding Spy/CpxP family protein refolding chaperone: MKSITLLSVGVVLLSAASVMPAMAGSSGKHCDVKHHIGQWGGHDGMGERELRHLRHALDLTDEQKATLASQRDTNKAEREALHAKLSGARAALTTAVESGANDAELAVLADTLGKLQAEQVLAGLKARQAFFAILTDEQKAKMAELKTKRMERKKELKSERKETQSS, encoded by the coding sequence ATGAAATCGATCACGTTATTGTCTGTTGGAGTCGTCTTGTTAAGTGCTGCCAGTGTAATGCCGGCTATGGCGGGAAGTTCAGGAAAGCACTGCGATGTTAAGCATCATATCGGCCAGTGGGGTGGGCATGATGGTATGGGTGAGCGTGAGCTTCGTCACCTGAGGCACGCTTTGGATTTGACCGATGAACAAAAAGCAACACTTGCAAGCCAGCGTGACACCAATAAAGCAGAACGCGAAGCGCTTCATGCCAAGTTGTCTGGAGCGCGCGCGGCATTGACAACGGCTGTTGAATCCGGAGCGAATGACGCTGAGTTGGCGGTGTTGGCTGATACCTTGGGCAAATTGCAAGCTGAACAAGTGTTGGCAGGCTTGAAGGCACGGCAAGCGTTTTTCGCCATACTGACAGATGAGCAAAAGGCAAAAATGGCTGAGCTCAAGACCAAACGTATGGAGCGTAAAAAAGAACTTAAATCGGAGCGCAAAGAAACCCAATCGTCATAG